From a region of the Dictyostelium discoideum AX4 chromosome 2 chromosome, whole genome shotgun sequence genome:
- a CDS encoding hypothetical protein (Similar to Dictyostelium discoideum (Slime mold). prespore-specific protein): protein MDEEIFDNPIQKLNYNIRTEESGSLLKYLQSQKSNFTDSKKFISFKQKGNDSVGIRKEITQKKSFPLDNGFIGTVADPFIAIAFQISDRFNIDEYLACRILYSVVDHSTTRDEKELIELSEKFIYQNRSCYLQFLREILHTLQSRDSVNDINHSKMKHDILQSFIGELISEQTNDKNIVTILIKTLEEKVKDMNGTVNPLECCFRVKECIQIVECLFLISIQFTIKEDIIKLYIRVLNQVIEKEKREDSILKKSLFEIMFTLYFTIFAVFDNVKNSQVFNAIEKRYTFNEISSTDSIENEIKQIDNQHPIKSSLYAIFNIILIAKENNNSNSNSNSNSNSNSNSNNNNNRITPENDSYKFLLQAVQTQEYQLSPLNILFGSFINILSCRFLSNLSSHPTKKDILY, encoded by the exons atggatgaagaaatatttgataatccaattcaaaaattaaattataatataagaACTGAAGAATCaggttcattattaaaatatttacaatcacaaaaatcaaatttcacagattctaaaaaattcatttcatttaaacAAAAAGGAAATGATTCAGTTGGAATTCGTAAAGAAATCACTCAAAAAAAGTCATTCCCATTAGATAATGGTTTCATTGGTACTGTAGCAGATCCATTCATTGCAATTGCATTTCAAATATCTGAtagatttaatattgatgaaTATTTAGCTTGCAGAATTTTATATTCAGTAGTTGATCAT agtaccACAAGagatgaaaaagaattaattgaattatcagaaaaatttatttaccaAAATAGATCATgctatttacaatttttaagAGAAATATTACat ACATTACAAAGTAGAGATTCtgttaatgatattaatcaTTCAAAGATGAAACATGATATATTACAATCATTTATTGGTGAATTAATTTCAGAGCAAACTAATGATAAGAATATAgtaacaattttaattaaaacattagAAGAGAAAGTTAAAGATATGAATGGTACTGTAAATCCATTAGAATGTTGTTTTAGAGTAAAAGAATGTATTCAAATTGTtgaatgtttatttttaatttcaattcaa tttacaattaaagaagatattattaaattatatatcaGAGTTTTAAATCAAGTAATTGAGAAAGAAAAGAGGGaagattcaattttaaagaaatcattatttgaaattatgtTTACATTATATTTCACAATTTTTGCAGTTTTTGATAATGTTAAAAATAGTCAAGTATTTAATGCAATTGAAAAAAGATATacttttaatgaaattagttcaactgattcaattgaaaatgaaattaaacaaattgatAACCAACATCCAATTAAATCTTCATTATAtgcaatttttaatataatttta attgcaaaagaaaataataatagtaatagtaatagtaatagtaatagtaatagtaatagtaatagtaataataataataatcgtATTACCCCTGAAAATGATTCATATAAATTCCTTTTACAAGCAGTTCAAACACAAGAATATCAATTGTCACCTTTAAATATCCTATTTGgttcatttataaatattttatcttgtagatttttatcaaatttatcaagtCACCCAACTa aaaaagacattttatattaa